A genome region from Paludibacterium sp. B53371 includes the following:
- a CDS encoding ATP phosphoribosyltransferase regulatory subunit, producing MIASDAAYGRTPEVSHLRYRVESQIRTVMHRYGYQELRLQALEEDVLRGDVSPSLRPDGLPSCVRAVLAMHQPPRRTPERLWFIGPVLWHSPQGPRQTVQFGIVTFNMPTPAIEAELVLLVRDVFRMTGLAHLLSLSVHNLGSWQEQARSGAQRLGVASRQHFAEWTRLLDQLGVRWQPAADPSVGKHYFNHSVFDWRWRDATQEDSLCIGGRCDDLATQLSGRPLSVAGLAIDVEQLMQVLCEHHLSDSRAVPRVSLRAESREQATDLVLLGHALRDQLPGFRIRTLLSGMALDEIPDPVDWRLTLLPDGRLSVWSLAQGPLGILSQPALLQRMQSLSAAGD from the coding sequence ATGATAGCCAGCGATGCAGCATATGGCCGTACGCCAGAGGTGAGTCATCTGCGTTACCGGGTCGAAAGCCAGATCCGTACGGTCATGCATCGCTATGGCTATCAGGAGTTGCGCCTGCAGGCGCTGGAGGAGGATGTCCTGCGCGGCGATGTCTCGCCCAGTCTGCGCCCGGATGGCCTGCCCTCTTGCGTGCGCGCGGTGCTCGCCATGCATCAGCCCCCGCGGCGTACCCCCGAACGACTCTGGTTCATCGGCCCGGTGCTCTGGCACAGTCCGCAAGGACCGCGTCAGACCGTGCAGTTTGGCATTGTGACCTTCAATATGCCCACCCCGGCCATCGAGGCCGAATTGGTGCTGCTGGTGCGGGATGTGTTCCGCATGACCGGCCTGGCCCACCTGCTGTCGCTGTCGGTGCACAATCTCGGCTCCTGGCAGGAGCAGGCCCGGTCCGGTGCTCAGCGGCTGGGCGTTGCCAGCCGGCAGCATTTTGCCGAATGGACCCGGCTGCTCGATCAGCTGGGGGTCCGTTGGCAGCCTGCCGCTGATCCTTCGGTCGGCAAGCATTACTTCAATCATTCGGTCTTCGACTGGCGCTGGCGGGATGCCACGCAGGAAGACAGTCTGTGTATCGGCGGTCGCTGCGATGACCTGGCCACCCAACTGAGCGGACGGCCATTGTCTGTGGCCGGTCTGGCCATTGATGTCGAACAACTGATGCAGGTGCTGTGCGAACACCATTTGTCGGATAGCCGTGCGGTGCCCCGGGTGTCGCTGAGGGCAGAAAGCCGTGAGCAGGCGACCGATCTGGTGTTGCTGGGGCATGCCCTGCGTGACCAGCTGCCCGGTTTTCGTATTCGTACCCTGCTGTCCGGCATGGCGCTGGATGAGATCCCTGATCCGGTGGACTGGCGGCTGACCCTGTTGCCGGATGGCCGTTTGTCGGTCTGGTCGCTGGCGCAGGGCCCGCTGGGCATCCTGTCGCAGCCGGCGCTGCTGCAGCGCATGCAGTCCCTGTCCGCTGCGGGAGACTGA
- a CDS encoding ATP phosphoribosyltransferase regulatory subunit, whose product MPRKERLLVTELPQLIALRGNNSELLFHDEADHRTFVGHLRQACERSGIRLHAFGLLPSQVYLLLSTDDKTTLARFSQYLGRVYVPYFNRRHGRSGVLWEGRYRSAGIEPAGYFLLCQKYIELRAQEAGSEVDPVWLSSAPAHLGMHRLDFLTPHPAWLALAPDDSGRQARYRQFLSVALGATFIHRVETCLRQNSVLANLNDCLALESRLQVPVRPRPAGRPRKHYPDRLEYWTRLEGVARQVMQGEDYREIRLPLLDESNEADDWAARLLSDGTMGCLQAIAEQHLTELPARLWYQGPMFRTHHLDGRQLEQFHQIGAEALGYDDVDIELEQLLLEHALLQRLKLLPWVELQINSLGTPRELARYRALLRQHFAPVLAGLDPLAQGSLASAPEVLLGGRLAGVPRELIETAPGIMNCLSSASLVRLERLTSALTQAGLPHSVRTDLFPHRPFYQQSFHEWQTAALEEHSVVCRGGRYDEMAARIIGRPVPACGFAFMVEPLLQLAEKARSQPLVTHVRRDIVILPAESHDIAFALQVGSMLRETFAFLAVENDLSTGGLAARQRRASGHGTRLLLTVSALDDRIEILEVAEQIRSGCRRESLISKLRLLLA is encoded by the coding sequence ATGCCGCGCAAGGAAAGACTGCTGGTCACCGAACTGCCCCAACTGATCGCGCTGCGCGGCAACAACAGTGAGCTGTTGTTTCACGACGAAGCGGATCATCGGACCTTTGTCGGCCATCTGCGCCAGGCCTGTGAGCGATCGGGCATCCGATTGCATGCTTTCGGGCTGTTGCCCTCCCAGGTCTATCTGTTGCTGAGCACCGATGACAAAACCACGCTGGCGCGGTTTTCCCAATATCTCGGCCGGGTCTACGTGCCCTACTTCAATCGTCGTCACGGGCGTAGCGGCGTGTTGTGGGAGGGCCGATATCGCAGTGCAGGCATCGAACCTGCGGGGTATTTTCTGCTGTGTCAGAAGTACATTGAGTTGCGGGCGCAGGAAGCCGGCAGCGAGGTTGATCCTGTCTGGCTGAGCAGTGCGCCGGCGCATCTCGGCATGCACCGGCTGGATTTCCTGACGCCTCATCCTGCCTGGCTGGCGCTGGCGCCGGATGATTCCGGCCGTCAGGCCCGCTACCGACAGTTTCTTTCGGTGGCACTCGGTGCCACCTTTATCCACCGGGTGGAAACCTGTCTGAGACAGAATAGTGTCCTGGCCAATCTGAATGATTGCCTGGCACTGGAGAGTCGTCTGCAGGTGCCGGTGCGGCCGCGTCCTGCCGGACGACCGCGCAAACACTACCCCGACCGGCTCGAATACTGGACCAGGCTGGAAGGCGTGGCACGTCAGGTGATGCAGGGTGAGGACTACCGGGAAATTCGCCTGCCTCTGCTGGATGAGAGCAATGAAGCCGATGACTGGGCCGCGAGACTGCTGAGCGATGGCACCATGGGCTGTCTGCAGGCGATTGCCGAACAGCATCTGACCGAACTGCCGGCACGGCTGTGGTATCAGGGGCCGATGTTCCGCACGCATCATCTGGACGGCCGTCAGCTGGAGCAGTTCCATCAGATCGGCGCCGAAGCCCTGGGTTACGATGATGTCGATATCGAGCTGGAGCAATTGCTGCTGGAGCATGCGCTGCTGCAGCGGCTGAAGCTGCTGCCCTGGGTCGAGCTGCAGATCAATAGTCTGGGTACGCCGCGCGAGCTGGCTCGATATCGGGCCTTGCTGCGGCAGCATTTTGCCCCGGTGCTGGCCGGACTCGACCCGCTGGCGCAAGGTAGTCTGGCCTCTGCCCCAGAGGTGCTGCTGGGCGGTCGCCTGGCCGGCGTGCCGCGCGAGCTGATCGAGACCGCTCCCGGCATCATGAATTGTCTTTCCAGTGCCAGTCTGGTCCGGCTGGAGCGCCTGACGTCCGCCCTGACCCAGGCGGGCTTGCCGCATAGTGTCCGCACCGATCTGTTCCCACACCGACCCTTCTATCAGCAGAGCTTTCATGAATGGCAGACGGCTGCGCTGGAGGAACATTCGGTGGTCTGTCGTGGTGGCCGATATGACGAGATGGCGGCGCGCATCATTGGCCGACCTGTGCCGGCCTGCGGATTTGCCTTCATGGTCGAGCCATTGTTGCAATTGGCTGAGAAGGCCCGCAGCCAGCCACTGGTGACCCACGTCCGCCGCGACATTGTCATCTTGCCGGCAGAAAGCCATGACATCGCCTTTGCCCTGCAGGTGGGCAGTATGCTGCGTGAAACCTTTGCTTTCCTGGCGGTAGAGAACGACTTGTCCACCGGGGGACTGGCTGCCCGGCAGCGCCGCGCGAGCGGGCATGGCACCCGCCTGCTGTTGACCGTCTCGGCGCTCGATGACCGGATCGAAATCCTGGAGGTCGCCGAACAAATCCGCTCGGGCTGTCGTCGCGAGTCCCTGATCAGCAAACTCAGATTGCTGCTGGCCTGA
- a CDS encoding ATP-binding protein, with translation MPGPAPPTILGRLSAAWVILCLLSVAGLLMVGHRHDWLWLQLLIGLTVLIFPAPLQWLSFRLQSWAHFRARLAPFIEAIPNAVVVIDRDGRIAALNARTEAWFGYSQQELIGAPVETLLPPALRGKHVMLRQGFMQAMTSRAMGQGRELFACRRDGSVFPVEIGLNPLATSKGTMVLSSIIDISERRAVEGRFHAQAAEVERASRYKSEFLANMSHELRTPLNSILILSEQLCANPQHNLLPRQINYAEIIHQSGCDLLALIEDILDLSRIEAGKLEVHKEQMLTSELCSYLQRAFAPMAESRQLSLQCEMAPDLPDSIVLDFKRTYQILKNLFSNACKFTPAGGQIHIRLAFAEPWLSFSVADTGCGIPPDKQEEIFQAFVQLDGSASRKFSGTGLGLAIARQLATLLGGDLQVRSEPQLGSTFTLRLPLLPDELADTPLRRLDETKSSADMPLALPPELSGRKVLLVDDEIRNVFAMSSLLEEAGMNVCVARNGQEALDIVRQQPDIELVMMDMMMPVLDGYQATTALRQELCFHKPILALTGLAMKGDREKCLAAGADDYLAKPVQRQALLTLLSKLLQPSAT, from the coding sequence ATGCCGGGTCCAGCACCACCCACCATACTGGGGCGTTTGTCTGCCGCCTGGGTCATCCTGTGTCTGCTATCAGTCGCCGGCCTGCTGATGGTCGGTCATCGTCATGACTGGTTATGGCTGCAGCTGCTCATCGGGCTGACGGTACTCATTTTTCCCGCGCCACTGCAGTGGCTGTCGTTTCGTCTGCAATCCTGGGCTCACTTCCGTGCCCGTCTGGCCCCTTTCATTGAGGCCATCCCCAACGCCGTCGTCGTGATCGACCGCGATGGCCGCATCGCCGCACTCAATGCCCGCACTGAAGCGTGGTTCGGCTATAGCCAGCAGGAACTGATCGGCGCACCGGTCGAAACCTTGCTGCCCCCCGCGTTGCGAGGCAAGCATGTCATGCTGCGCCAGGGCTTCATGCAGGCGATGACCAGCCGTGCCATGGGCCAGGGCCGGGAGCTGTTCGCCTGCCGCCGCGATGGCAGCGTCTTTCCGGTCGAGATCGGTCTTAACCCGCTGGCAACCAGCAAGGGCACGATGGTATTGAGCTCCATCATCGACATCTCGGAGCGCCGGGCCGTGGAAGGGCGTTTTCACGCCCAGGCGGCCGAGGTAGAGCGAGCCAGCCGCTACAAATCCGAGTTTCTGGCCAATATGTCGCACGAACTGCGCACACCGCTGAACAGTATCCTGATCCTCAGCGAACAATTGTGTGCCAACCCGCAACACAATTTGCTGCCACGCCAGATCAACTATGCAGAAATCATCCATCAGTCGGGTTGTGATCTGCTGGCACTGATCGAAGACATTCTCGATCTGTCGCGCATCGAGGCGGGAAAACTGGAGGTGCACAAGGAGCAGATGCTCACGTCGGAGCTGTGCAGCTACCTGCAGCGCGCCTTCGCCCCGATGGCAGAGTCACGCCAGCTGTCGCTGCAATGTGAGATGGCGCCCGATCTGCCCGATAGCATCGTACTGGACTTCAAGCGCACCTATCAGATTCTGAAAAACCTGTTTTCCAATGCCTGCAAATTTACCCCCGCGGGCGGGCAAATCCACATACGCCTGGCATTCGCCGAGCCCTGGCTGAGCTTTTCTGTCGCCGACACGGGTTGCGGCATCCCGCCGGACAAGCAGGAAGAAATCTTTCAAGCCTTTGTCCAGCTGGATGGCAGTGCCAGCCGCAAGTTCAGCGGCACGGGTCTGGGACTGGCCATCGCCCGACAGCTCGCCACGCTGCTGGGTGGCGACCTGCAGGTGCGCAGTGAACCACAGCTTGGCAGTACCTTCACCCTGCGACTGCCGCTGCTGCCCGACGAACTGGCTGACACGCCCCTGCGCCGGCTTGACGAGACAAAATCGTCTGCCGATATGCCCCTGGCGCTTCCTCCCGAACTCTCAGGACGCAAAGTGCTGCTGGTCGATGACGAGATCCGCAATGTATTTGCCATGAGCAGCCTGCTGGAAGAGGCCGGGATGAACGTCTGCGTGGCCCGCAATGGCCAGGAGGCGCTGGATATCGTCCGTCAGCAACCGGATATCGAACTGGTGATGATGGACATGATGATGCCGGTGCTGGATGGTTATCAGGCCACAACAGCATTGCGGCAGGAGTTGTGTTTTCACAAACCGATACTGGCCCTGACCGGCCTGGCGATGAAAGGCGACCGGGAAAAATGTCTGGCGGCCGGTGCCGATGACTATCTGGCTAAACCGGTGCAAAGGCAGGCATTGCTGACGCTGCTCAGCAAGCTGCTGCAACCCTCTGCGACATGA
- a CDS encoding histidine decarboxylase yields MPLSIENQNKLDAFWAHCVKNQYFNIGYPESADFDYGSLERFMRFSLNNCGDWGEYCNYLLNSFEFEKDVIRHFAQLYRIAFDQSWGYVTNGGTEGNMFGCYLARELYPDSTLFYSRETHYSVAKIVKMLRIKSQVVDALPNGVIDYQDLMRKISQSGDRHPILFANLGTTVKGAIDDIGRIQRLMQQAGFAREDYYIHGDAALSGMILPYVDEPQPFNFADGIDSISVSGHKMIGTPMPCGVVLARKANVDQISVEIDYIAAHDKTITGSRNGHTPLMLWYAIHATRFDEQKRRIGHCLQMAQYAVDRFQACGIDAWRHRNSITVVFPCPSEAVWKKHCLATSGEYAHLITTAHHLDTQAIDALIDDVVADLAAVAA; encoded by the coding sequence ATGCCTCTGTCCATCGAAAACCAGAACAAGCTGGATGCTTTCTGGGCTCATTGTGTCAAGAACCAGTACTTCAATATTGGTTACCCTGAGTCGGCCGACTTCGATTACGGCAGTCTGGAGCGCTTCATGCGCTTTTCCCTGAACAATTGCGGCGATTGGGGGGAGTACTGCAACTACCTGCTGAATTCTTTCGAGTTCGAAAAAGACGTCATTCGCCATTTTGCCCAGCTGTATCGCATTGCGTTCGATCAAAGCTGGGGTTACGTCACCAATGGCGGCACCGAAGGCAATATGTTCGGCTGCTATCTGGCACGCGAGCTGTATCCGGACAGCACCCTGTTCTATTCGCGTGAAACCCATTACTCGGTAGCCAAGATCGTCAAAATGCTGCGCATCAAATCCCAGGTGGTGGATGCCTTGCCCAATGGCGTAATTGACTATCAGGATCTGATGCGCAAGATCAGCCAGAGTGGTGATCGTCATCCCATTCTGTTTGCCAATCTGGGAACCACGGTCAAGGGAGCGATCGACGACATCGGCCGGATTCAGCGCCTGATGCAACAGGCCGGCTTTGCCCGCGAGGATTACTATATTCATGGCGATGCCGCACTGAGCGGCATGATCCTGCCCTATGTCGACGAGCCGCAGCCCTTCAATTTTGCCGACGGCATCGATTCGATCAGTGTGTCGGGCCATAAAATGATTGGCACCCCCATGCCTTGTGGCGTGGTGCTGGCGCGCAAGGCCAATGTGGACCAGATCTCGGTTGAAATCGACTATATCGCCGCGCACGACAAGACCATCACCGGCTCGCGTAATGGTCATACGCCGCTGATGTTGTGGTACGCCATTCATGCGACCCGGTTTGACGAGCAGAAACGCCGTATCGGACATTGCCTGCAAATGGCCCAGTATGCCGTGGATCGTTTCCAGGCCTGCGGCATTGATGCCTGGCGCCACCGCAACTCGATCACCGTGGTCTTCCCTTGCCCGTCCGAGGCCGTGTGGAAGAAGCATTGCCTGGCGACCTCGGGTGAGTATGCCCACCTGATCACCACGGCCCATCATCTGGATACGCAGGCCATTGATGCGCTGATTGATGATGTCGTGGCCGATCTGGCTGCAGTGGCTGCCTGA
- a CDS encoding bifunctional diguanylate cyclase/phosphodiesterase — MNDAIDWGHLAAPSPPQILLVDDRQDNLVVLQAILQECGANLLLAESGETALEILYSEDVALVLLDVSMPGMDGFEVLRAMRSNRRTSDVPAIFVTAYARDEKLIIDGYRDGAIDFILKPISAAILRGKVKQFLALDQYKRDLHRVNQLLGAQKQYYESMLNAADEGVLGLTPDGRVDFANPTALRLLAAEPERLLGLHFTEIGHVHGAQEPAWENTVFYSYWKSRRALRLTDTMLRRLDGDTLPVALSCAPLPGEHSGSVIVFQDISHHKKLEEQLRRQAVTDALTGLLNRHGLKQTLAGAVLRAARSGQHLALFFIDLDHFKDINDTLGHELGDRVLQAVAQRLQLALRAKDVVARLGGDEFTVIVDDLEEVEHGALVARKLLQSLEAPFELGNHTLSLGACIGIALFPDNCSDTDNLMLAADLAMYRAKSLGRNTFEFFTPELNARAQASMLLEQGIRRGLDQHEFYLDYQPQFDVDGQRLIGLEALMRWRRANTTVQPDVFIPLMEQTGLINRVGEWVLETAIRQRRLWQQAAVLPDDCPVAINLSPRQFGNPQLVSTVARILKDNALPPCLLELEVTEGILMENTSDNHQVLEQLRELGVRLSIDDFGTGYSSLAYLMDFDIDALKIDKSFIDHIDTSEKDAAITASIIQLAHNLRLKVVAEGVETIAQLNLLRQLGCDYVQGFLCARPMAPEQLAELARRVGDTGSQRP; from the coding sequence ATGAACGATGCGATTGACTGGGGTCATCTGGCCGCCCCGTCCCCCCCACAGATCCTGCTGGTCGATGACCGTCAGGATAATCTGGTGGTCCTGCAGGCAATCCTGCAGGAGTGCGGCGCCAACCTCCTGCTGGCCGAGTCGGGTGAAACCGCCCTGGAAATTCTTTACAGCGAAGACGTGGCGCTGGTCCTGCTGGATGTCAGCATGCCGGGCATGGATGGTTTCGAAGTCCTGCGTGCCATGCGCTCGAATCGTCGCACCAGTGATGTCCCGGCCATTTTTGTCACCGCCTATGCCCGGGATGAAAAACTGATCATTGATGGCTATCGCGATGGTGCCATCGACTTCATTCTCAAACCCATCAGTGCCGCCATCCTGCGCGGCAAGGTCAAACAGTTTCTGGCCCTGGATCAATACAAGCGCGACCTGCATCGGGTCAATCAGCTGCTGGGGGCACAAAAACAATATTACGAGTCGATGCTCAACGCCGCCGACGAGGGCGTGCTGGGGCTGACCCCGGATGGCCGAGTGGACTTCGCCAATCCGACAGCACTGCGACTGCTGGCAGCCGAGCCAGAACGGCTGCTTGGCCTGCACTTCACCGAAATCGGCCATGTTCATGGTGCGCAAGAGCCGGCCTGGGAGAACACGGTTTTCTATAGCTACTGGAAATCGCGTCGTGCTCTGCGACTCACCGACACCATGCTGCGCCGGCTGGACGGCGATACCTTGCCGGTGGCACTGAGCTGTGCGCCGCTGCCCGGTGAACATAGTGGCTCGGTCATCGTTTTCCAGGACATCAGCCATCACAAGAAACTGGAAGAGCAACTGCGCCGACAGGCCGTCACCGACGCGCTGACCGGCCTGCTCAACCGTCATGGCCTCAAACAGACGCTGGCCGGAGCGGTCTTGCGGGCGGCGCGCTCCGGCCAGCACCTGGCCCTGTTCTTCATCGATCTGGATCATTTCAAGGATATCAACGACACGCTGGGCCATGAGCTGGGTGACCGTGTCCTGCAGGCGGTGGCACAAAGACTGCAGCTCGCCCTGCGCGCCAAGGATGTGGTAGCGCGTCTGGGCGGGGACGAATTCACGGTGATTGTCGATGATCTGGAAGAGGTCGAACATGGCGCACTGGTGGCACGCAAACTGCTGCAAAGCCTGGAGGCGCCCTTTGAGCTCGGCAATCACACCCTCTCATTGGGTGCCTGCATCGGGATTGCCCTGTTCCCCGACAACTGCAGCGATACCGACAATCTGATGCTGGCCGCCGATCTGGCCATGTATCGCGCCAAAAGCCTGGGGCGCAATACCTTCGAATTCTTTACCCCGGAACTGAATGCGCGTGCGCAGGCCAGCATGCTGCTGGAGCAGGGCATTCGCCGCGGTCTGGATCAGCATGAGTTTTATCTGGATTATCAGCCGCAGTTCGATGTCGATGGCCAGCGGCTGATCGGCCTGGAAGCCCTGATGCGCTGGCGCAGAGCCAATACCACCGTACAGCCGGATGTCTTCATTCCCCTGATGGAGCAGACCGGACTGATCAACCGTGTGGGGGAATGGGTGCTGGAAACGGCCATCCGGCAACGTCGCCTCTGGCAACAGGCGGCCGTCCTGCCCGACGACTGTCCGGTCGCCATTAATCTTTCGCCACGGCAATTTGGCAATCCGCAACTGGTATCCACGGTGGCGCGCATCCTGAAGGACAATGCACTTCCCCCCTGCTTGCTGGAGCTGGAAGTCACCGAAGGGATCCTGATGGAAAACACCAGCGACAATCATCAGGTGCTGGAGCAATTGCGCGAACTGGGGGTGCGGCTTTCGATCGATGACTTCGGTACCGGCTATTCTTCGCTGGCCTATCTGATGGATTTTGACATCGATGCGCTGAAAATCGACAAATCGTTCATCGACCACATCGACACCAGCGAAAAGGATGCGGCCATTACCGCCTCCATCATTCAGCTGGCGCATAACCTGCGACTCAAGGTGGTTGCCGAGGGGGTGGAGACCATCGCCCAGCTAAACCTGTTGCGCCAGTTGGGCTGTGACTATGTACAAGGCTTTCTCTGTGCCAGACCAATGGCCCCGGAGCAACTGGCCGAGCTGGCACGCCGAGTCGGCGACACCGGGTCTCAGAGACCTTAG
- the potE gene encoding putrescine-ornithine antiporter: MSSKSSKMGLSALTIFVALNMMGSGIFLLPASLAKVGSISIFGWILSTGGAIALAVSFSKLSFLCPKEGGMYAYARDGVGEYAAFTETWCYWLSLWVGNVAIAIAGIGYMSYFFPALKDPMTGAIASIVAIWFFTFLNYPGAGFIGKIQKFTSLGMLIPVAGMAVLGWFFFHPEYISANWNVSGKNSWDAIMSASSLTLWAFLGLESACVVSGVVENPKKNVPIATMLGTLFAAVVYILSTFAIMGVVPAKELAASAAPFSTAAQYMFGSWAGSFVSFCAVVACLGSLNGWVLTTGQVSKAAADDGMFPKIFSETNKYGTPFKGMILTGLLMTFLGYMTVSPDLASQFQIITLLCVFTNVVPYILAVAGIYPIMKENNVSKAEFSKYGLIALLAIVYCFYVLAGSGKDIVFYGALTMLLSVPMYGWIAHSVKQKRKAQAAEAQANA; the protein is encoded by the coding sequence ATGTCTTCTAAGTCGTCGAAAATGGGGTTGTCCGCGCTGACAATCTTCGTTGCGCTGAACATGATGGGGTCCGGGATTTTCCTGCTGCCCGCCAGTTTGGCCAAAGTCGGTTCGATCAGTATCTTTGGTTGGATCTTGTCCACCGGTGGGGCGATTGCCCTGGCTGTTTCCTTCTCCAAGCTGAGTTTCCTGTGCCCGAAAGAGGGCGGTATGTACGCTTACGCCCGTGACGGCGTTGGCGAATATGCGGCATTCACCGAAACCTGGTGCTACTGGCTGTCGCTGTGGGTCGGTAACGTGGCCATTGCCATTGCCGGTATCGGTTACATGTCCTACTTCTTCCCGGCACTGAAGGACCCGATGACGGGTGCGATCGCCTCCATCGTCGCGATCTGGTTCTTCACCTTCCTGAACTATCCGGGTGCCGGCTTCATCGGCAAGATCCAGAAGTTCACTTCGCTGGGGATGCTGATTCCGGTAGCTGGTATGGCCGTTCTGGGCTGGTTCTTCTTCCATCCGGAATACATCAGCGCCAACTGGAACGTGTCCGGCAAGAACAGCTGGGATGCCATCATGTCGGCTTCTTCCCTGACCCTGTGGGCATTCCTGGGTCTGGAGTCCGCTTGCGTCGTGAGTGGCGTGGTGGAAAACCCGAAGAAGAACGTGCCGATCGCTACCATGCTCGGTACCCTGTTCGCTGCCGTGGTGTACATCCTGTCGACCTTCGCCATCATGGGCGTGGTACCGGCCAAGGAACTGGCTGCTTCTGCCGCACCGTTCAGTACCGCCGCTCAATACATGTTCGGCAGCTGGGCCGGCTCGTTCGTCAGCTTCTGCGCCGTAGTGGCCTGCCTGGGTTCGCTGAACGGCTGGGTACTGACCACTGGCCAAGTGTCCAAGGCTGCTGCTGATGACGGCATGTTCCCGAAGATCTTCTCGGAAACCAACAAGTATGGCACGCCGTTCAAGGGCATGATCCTGACCGGCCTGCTGATGACTTTCCTGGGCTATATGACGGTTTCGCCTGACCTGGCTTCGCAGTTCCAGATCATCACCCTGCTGTGCGTGTTCACCAACGTGGTACCGTACATCCTGGCTGTGGCCGGTATCTATCCGATCATGAAGGAAAACAATGTCAGCAAGGCAGAGTTCTCCAAGTATGGTCTGATCGCCCTGCTGGCAATCGTTTACTGCTTCTACGTACTGGCTGGCTCCGGCAAGGACATCGTGTTCTACGGCGCGCTGACCATGCTGCTGTCCGTGCCGATGTATGGCTGGATCGCTCATTCGGTCAAGCAAAAGCGCAAGGCTCAGGCTGCTGAAGCCCAGGCCAACGCTTAA
- a CDS encoding GNAT family N-acetyltransferase, producing the protein MQPSIGNLLRELTRLYNQAQREHVTSGHDTSSTQSHVLMELGQAGLLTQQELGRRLSLDKGWVSRAVESLVQAELVAKSRHDNDRRSRWLELTAKGRKRYQALNVSLDSHAEQWMQTLDAAQREQIRKALAMLIAGMQGNEQPEAAAAALAAAPVSATSAASEEPMPAGTTETAQEAAAPVGEEAMAEPVKAVEATAATIADEQPEVVTEAVAETVAVEVETVTAASAVEAPVAKAETPAATRPHSPLADKVRPPVPVAHTRIVGSKTLPTRPLLSRTTPRTPLSRAAQKGEDRQQEALDAQSRAPVTPPSEPVVRPTISSTRAVPPAATTNPRTPVTPVSTQPAQRATASRPAAPVTPAMPQSMAGEPQRTGSLFQKLLSQGSLFNKLLQREQMQEAEVEEQPAPAEVEPEDGILFQAASPTDWNEIRNLLTANRLPVQGALNHLMNFVVATENGRVIGAIGMEVYGDIGLIRSLVVSSHMRGKSVAKRLLRALIERARAKQIGALYLLSGPTDGLFFAHGFDKMARADMPTKLYVSSELQGASSSSTTALRLIL; encoded by the coding sequence ATGCAGCCCTCAATCGGAAACTTGCTGCGCGAGCTGACCCGCCTCTACAACCAGGCACAGCGCGAGCATGTAACCAGTGGCCATGACACCTCATCAACCCAAAGCCATGTGCTGATGGAGCTTGGTCAGGCCGGCCTGCTGACCCAGCAGGAACTCGGTCGCCGCCTCAGCCTGGACAAGGGCTGGGTCAGTCGGGCCGTCGAAAGCCTGGTGCAGGCAGAGCTGGTGGCCAAATCCCGCCATGACAACGACCGGCGCAGCCGCTGGCTGGAGTTGACGGCCAAAGGCCGCAAACGCTACCAGGCCTTGAATGTGTCGCTCGACAGCCACGCAGAACAATGGATGCAAACGCTGGATGCCGCGCAGCGCGAGCAGATCCGCAAGGCGCTTGCCATGCTGATCGCCGGCATGCAGGGCAACGAGCAGCCGGAAGCTGCCGCGGCAGCATTGGCCGCCGCACCGGTGTCCGCCACGTCAGCCGCAAGCGAAGAGCCCATGCCTGCCGGGACCACCGAGACAGCGCAAGAGGCGGCCGCTCCCGTCGGCGAAGAAGCCATGGCCGAGCCGGTGAAAGCTGTCGAGGCCACCGCAGCGACCATCGCCGACGAACAGCCTGAAGTTGTCACGGAAGCCGTCGCCGAGACGGTCGCCGTGGAAGTGGAAACGGTCACGGCGGCGTCTGCCGTCGAGGCGCCGGTTGCCAAGGCAGAAACCCCTGCAGCGACACGGCCACACTCCCCCCTGGCGGACAAGGTCCGTCCTCCGGTGCCGGTTGCGCATACCCGGATTGTTGGCTCCAAGACCCTGCCGACACGTCCGCTGTTATCCCGCACCACGCCGCGCACGCCCTTGTCGCGTGCGGCGCAAAAAGGAGAAGACCGCCAGCAGGAAGCGCTCGATGCCCAGTCCCGCGCCCCGGTCACCCCGCCGAGCGAACCGGTGGTTCGTCCGACCATCAGCAGCACCCGGGCGGTCCCGCCGGCAGCGACAACCAATCCCCGTACGCCAGTGACACCGGTCAGCACTCAGCCGGCACAGCGTGCCACGGCCAGCCGACCCGCCGCGCCCGTCACGCCAGCCATGCCGCAAAGCATGGCCGGCGAACCGCAACGCACCGGATCGCTGTTCCAGAAACTGCTGTCTCAGGGCTCGCTGTTCAACAAGCTGCTGCAGCGCGAGCAGATGCAGGAAGCGGAGGTCGAAGAGCAACCGGCCCCCGCTGAAGTCGAACCGGAGGACGGCATTCTGTTTCAGGCCGCCTCCCCCACCGACTGGAACGAGATTCGCAATCTGCTGACCGCCAATCGTCTGCCGGTGCAGGGTGCGCTGAATCACCTGATGAATTTTGTCGTAGCCACCGAGAATGGTCGCGTCATCGGCGCCATCGGCATGGAAGTGTATGGCGATATCGGCCTGATCCGCTCGCTGGTCGTGTCGTCGCACATGCGCGGCAAGTCGGTGGCCAAGCGGCTGCTGCGAGCGCTGATTGAACGAGCCCGCGCCAAGCAGATCGGTGCGCTGTACCTGTTGTCCGGTCCAACCGACGGTCTGTTCTTCGCCCATGGCTTCGACAAGATGGCCCGGGCAGACATGCCGACCAAGCTGTATGTGTCCTCCGAACTGCAAGGTGCCAGCTCCAGCTCCACCACGGCGTTGCGCCTGATCCTCTGA